A single window of Achromobacter xylosoxidans DNA harbors:
- the trxA gene encoding thioredoxin TrxA, translated as MSDQIKNVSDASFDADVLKSGQPVLVDYWAAWCGPCKMIAPILEEVATEYAGRLTIAKLNVDENQGTAAKYGIRGIPTLMLFKDGQAAATKVGALSKSQLTAFLDGAL; from the coding sequence ATGAGCGACCAAATCAAGAACGTCAGTGACGCCAGCTTCGATGCCGATGTGTTGAAATCCGGCCAGCCGGTGCTGGTGGACTACTGGGCTGCCTGGTGTGGCCCCTGCAAGATGATCGCCCCGATCCTGGAAGAAGTCGCCACCGAATACGCCGGTCGCCTGACGATCGCCAAGCTCAATGTGGACGAGAACCAGGGCACCGCCGCCAAGTACGGCATCCGTGGCATCCCCACCCTCATGCTCTTTAAAGACGGCCAGGCTGCCGCCACCAAGGTTGGCGCGCTGTCGAAGTCGCAACTTACGGCATTCCTGGACGGCGCGTTGTAA
- the rho gene encoding transcription termination factor Rho, which translates to MHLNELKALHVSQLLEMAAGLEIENANRLRKQELMFAIMKRRAKQGEQIFGDGVLEVLPDGFGFLRSPETSYLASTDDIYISPSQIRRFNLHTGDSIEGEVRTPKDGERYFALVKVDKVNGVAPEAIKHRIMFENLTPLHPNQPLRLERDIKSEENLTGRILDVFAPIGKGQRGLIVASPKSGKTVMMQHIAHAITTNYPDAVMIVLLVDERPEEVTEMQRTVRGEVVASTFDEPATRHVQVAEMVIEKAKRLVEMKKDVVILLDSITRLARAYNTVVPASGKVLTGGVDANALQRPKRFFGAARNLEEGGSLTILGTALIETGSRMDEVIYEEFKGTGNSEVHLERRLAEKRVYPSINLNKSGTRREELLIAPDLLQKVWVLRKFIHDMDEVQSMEFILDKMRATKTNAEFFDMMKKK; encoded by the coding sequence ATGCACCTCAACGAACTGAAGGCGCTGCATGTCTCGCAGCTGCTGGAAATGGCCGCTGGCCTGGAAATCGAGAACGCCAACCGCCTGCGCAAGCAGGAGCTGATGTTCGCCATCATGAAACGGCGCGCCAAGCAGGGCGAGCAGATCTTTGGCGACGGCGTGCTGGAAGTCCTGCCCGATGGCTTTGGTTTCCTGCGCTCGCCCGAGACCTCGTATCTGGCCAGCACGGACGATATCTACATCTCGCCGTCCCAGATCCGCCGCTTCAACCTGCACACCGGCGACTCGATCGAAGGCGAAGTGCGCACGCCCAAGGATGGCGAACGCTACTTCGCGCTGGTCAAGGTGGACAAGGTCAACGGCGTGGCGCCCGAGGCGATCAAGCATCGCATCATGTTCGAGAACCTGACGCCGCTGCATCCGAACCAGCCGCTGCGCTTGGAACGCGACATCAAGAGCGAGGAAAACCTCACCGGCCGCATCCTCGACGTCTTCGCCCCCATCGGCAAGGGCCAGCGCGGCCTGATCGTCGCCAGCCCCAAGTCCGGCAAGACGGTGATGATGCAGCACATCGCGCACGCCATCACCACCAACTACCCCGACGCGGTCATGATCGTCCTGCTGGTGGACGAGCGCCCCGAGGAAGTGACCGAAATGCAGCGCACCGTGCGCGGCGAAGTGGTCGCCTCGACCTTCGATGAGCCCGCCACCCGCCACGTGCAGGTCGCCGAAATGGTCATCGAAAAGGCCAAGCGCCTGGTCGAAATGAAGAAGGACGTGGTGATCCTGCTGGACTCGATCACCCGCCTGGCCCGCGCCTACAACACCGTGGTGCCGGCTTCCGGCAAGGTGCTGACCGGCGGTGTCGACGCCAACGCCCTGCAACGTCCCAAGCGCTTCTTCGGCGCCGCGCGCAACCTCGAGGAAGGCGGCTCGCTGACCATCCTGGGCACCGCGCTGATCGAGACCGGCAGCCGCATGGACGAAGTCATCTACGAAGAATTCAAGGGCACCGGCAACTCCGAAGTGCACCTGGAGCGTCGCCTGGCGGAAAAGCGCGTCTACCCGTCCATCAACCTGAACAAGTCGGGCACCCGCCGCGAAGAACTGCTGATCGCGCCGGACCTGCTGCAGAAGGTCTGGGTGCTGCGCAAGTTCATCCACGACATGGACGAAGTCCAGTCCATGGAATTCATCCTGGACAAGATGCGCGCCACCAAGACCAACGCCGAATTCTTCGACATGATGAAGAAGAAATAA
- a CDS encoding DUF418 domain-containing protein, giving the protein MAPPRLAQVDALRGFALLGILVVNIGVFASPFYANGIADPAFSSRADLAVRWLVAWLFETKFYLLFSFLFGYSFTLQMAAAERGGAAFAPRFLRRLAGLAALGLAHAVLFYQGDILLTYALLGLALMAVRGMAPGRALRLALWLIGLVSLAWALLAGLSLLDPAGTEALSRSGAAAYVADAQAALAAYRGTIGTTIARHWYELTSSIWGVILLVQGPFVFAMFLVGYALGRRQALADPWRQPRVLWLLCALGALPGLAGSAAYATSALPAMSALWETPGLAVDLFTAPLLSMSYAAAFLLAMRTRPGAWLARCLAPAGRMALTNYLMQSLLCALIFKAWGLRLSGSVSPGAGVLIAVAIFVAQLPLSAWWLRRHAYGPVEWLLRALTIGAWPAWSRVAAEQGS; this is encoded by the coding sequence ATGGCGCCGCCGCGGCTGGCGCAGGTCGACGCGTTGCGCGGCTTCGCCTTGCTCGGCATCCTGGTCGTCAACATCGGCGTATTCGCTTCGCCGTTCTATGCCAACGGCATCGCCGATCCGGCGTTTTCGAGCCGGGCGGACCTGGCCGTGCGGTGGCTGGTGGCGTGGCTGTTCGAGACCAAGTTCTACCTGCTGTTCTCGTTCCTGTTCGGCTATAGCTTCACCTTGCAGATGGCCGCCGCCGAGCGCGGCGGCGCGGCCTTCGCGCCGCGTTTCCTGCGCCGCCTGGCAGGGCTGGCGGCGTTGGGCCTGGCGCACGCCGTGCTGTTCTACCAGGGCGACATCCTGTTGACCTACGCGCTGCTGGGGCTCGCCCTGATGGCCGTTCGCGGCATGGCGCCGGGCCGCGCCTTGCGCCTGGCGTTGTGGTTGATCGGGCTGGTGTCGCTGGCCTGGGCGCTATTGGCCGGCCTTAGTCTGCTGGACCCCGCCGGCACCGAAGCCTTGAGCCGTTCTGGCGCCGCCGCGTACGTGGCCGACGCGCAGGCGGCGCTGGCGGCCTACCGCGGCACCATCGGCACCACTATCGCGCGGCACTGGTACGAACTGACCTCCAGTATCTGGGGTGTCATCCTGTTGGTGCAGGGCCCCTTCGTTTTCGCGATGTTCCTGGTCGGATATGCCCTGGGGCGCCGGCAGGCGCTGGCCGATCCATGGCGACAGCCGCGCGTGCTGTGGCTGCTGTGCGCGCTGGGGGCCTTGCCCGGACTGGCGGGATCCGCCGCCTATGCGACCAGCGCGCTGCCTGCGATGAGCGCCCTGTGGGAGACGCCGGGCCTGGCGGTGGATCTGTTCACCGCGCCGTTGCTGAGCATGTCATACGCCGCCGCCTTCCTGCTGGCGATGCGCACGCGGCCGGGAGCCTGGCTGGCGCGCTGCCTGGCGCCGGCGGGCCGCATGGCGCTGACCAATTACCTGATGCAATCGTTGCTTTGCGCCTTGATCTTCAAGGCGTGGGGGCTGCGGCTGTCGGGCAGTGTTTCGCCCGGGGCGGGGGTGCTGATCGCGGTGGCCATCTTCGTGGCGCAGTTGCCGCTGTCGGCATGGTGGCTGCGCCGCCATGCCTACGGCCCGGTCGAATGGTTGCTGCGCGCGCTGACCATCGGCGCCTGGCCCGCCTGGAGCCGCGTGGCGGCGGAACAGGGAAGCTAG
- the parE gene encoding DNA topoisomerase IV subunit B, giving the protein MATPRYNEASIRVLKGLEPVRQRPGMYTRTENPLHIVQEVIDNAADEALAGHGKQILVTLHIDGSVSVEDDGRGIPVGLHPEENAPVVELVFTRLHAGGKFDKAGGGAYAFSGGLHGVGVSVTNALATRLEVVVWRDGAVNRLVFKGGDVAEPLAPYDQGGRKKSGTRVRVWPDAKYFDSPNIPLGELTHLLRSKAVLLPGVKVSLVNEKTGDTKTWQYQDGLRGYLSEALAGAELMVPFFEGQQYAGADHETFAEGEGAQWVVAWTEDGNAVRESYVNLIPTPAGGTHESGLREGLFGAVKGFAELHSLLPKGVKLLPEDVFARASFVLSAKVLDPQFQGQIKERLNSRDAVRLVGGFAKSALDLWLHSNVEYGKKLAELAIRQAQARQRSAQKVEKRKSSGVAVLPGKLTDCESSDATRTEVFLVEGDSAGGSAKMGRDKEFQAILPLRGKVLNSWEVDRDRLFANNEIHDISVAIGVDPHGPGDTPDLSGLRYGRICILSDADVDGSHIQVLLLTLFYKHFPKLVEAGHVYVAKPPLFRLDVPAQGKRPARKIYCLDEGELEAAQDKLRKEGSRESSWAVSRFKGLGEMNPEQLWETTMNPDTRRLLPVGYGDQTPEDTTRMFDMLMGKGESSQRRAWIEEKGNLAELDI; this is encoded by the coding sequence TTGGCCACTCCACGTTACAACGAGGCGTCCATCCGCGTCCTGAAAGGGCTGGAGCCCGTGCGGCAGCGCCCGGGCATGTACACCCGCACCGAAAACCCCCTGCACATCGTGCAGGAAGTCATAGACAACGCCGCGGACGAGGCCCTGGCCGGCCACGGCAAGCAGATCCTGGTCACGCTGCACATCGATGGCAGCGTCTCCGTCGAGGACGACGGCCGCGGCATTCCCGTCGGCCTGCACCCCGAGGAAAACGCCCCCGTGGTCGAGCTGGTCTTCACCCGGCTGCACGCGGGCGGCAAGTTCGACAAGGCCGGGGGCGGCGCCTACGCCTTTTCCGGCGGCCTGCACGGCGTCGGCGTGTCCGTCACCAACGCCCTGGCCACCCGCCTCGAAGTGGTGGTGTGGCGCGATGGCGCCGTCAACCGGCTGGTGTTCAAGGGCGGCGACGTCGCCGAACCGCTGGCGCCCTACGACCAAGGCGGCCGCAAGAAATCCGGCACCCGCGTGCGGGTCTGGCCCGACGCCAAATATTTCGACAGCCCCAATATCCCGCTGGGCGAGCTGACCCACCTGCTGCGCAGCAAGGCCGTGCTGCTGCCGGGCGTGAAGGTCTCGTTGGTCAACGAAAAGACCGGCGACACCAAGACCTGGCAGTACCAGGACGGCCTGCGCGGCTACCTGTCCGAGGCGCTGGCGGGCGCCGAGCTGATGGTGCCGTTCTTCGAAGGCCAGCAATACGCCGGCGCCGACCACGAAACCTTCGCCGAAGGCGAGGGCGCCCAATGGGTGGTGGCCTGGACCGAGGACGGCAACGCGGTGCGCGAGTCGTACGTCAACCTGATCCCGACGCCGGCCGGCGGCACCCACGAGTCGGGTCTGCGCGAAGGCCTGTTCGGCGCGGTCAAGGGCTTTGCCGAGCTGCACAGCCTGCTGCCCAAGGGCGTCAAGCTGCTGCCCGAGGACGTGTTCGCGCGCGCCAGTTTCGTGCTGTCTGCCAAGGTGCTGGACCCGCAATTCCAGGGCCAGATCAAGGAACGCCTGAACAGCCGCGACGCCGTGCGCCTGGTGGGCGGGTTCGCCAAGAGCGCGCTCGACCTGTGGCTGCACAGCAATGTCGAATACGGCAAGAAGCTGGCCGAACTCGCCATCCGCCAGGCGCAGGCGCGCCAGCGTTCGGCGCAGAAGGTCGAAAAGCGCAAGAGTTCCGGCGTGGCGGTGCTGCCCGGCAAGCTGACCGACTGCGAATCCAGCGATGCCACCCGCACCGAGGTTTTCCTGGTCGAGGGCGATTCGGCCGGCGGCTCGGCCAAGATGGGCCGCGACAAGGAATTCCAGGCCATCCTGCCGCTGCGCGGCAAGGTGCTCAATTCCTGGGAAGTCGACCGCGACCGCCTGTTCGCCAACAACGAAATCCACGACATCTCGGTCGCCATCGGCGTCGATCCGCACGGCCCGGGGGACACCCCCGACCTGTCGGGGCTGCGCTACGGCCGCATCTGCATCCTGTCGGACGCCGACGTCGACGGTTCGCACATCCAGGTGCTGCTGCTGACGCTGTTCTACAAGCACTTTCCCAAGCTGGTCGAGGCCGGCCACGTCTACGTCGCCAAGCCGCCCCTGTTCCGCCTGGACGTGCCGGCGCAGGGCAAGCGCCCCGCGCGCAAGATCTACTGCCTGGACGAAGGCGAGCTGGAAGCCGCGCAGGACAAGCTGCGCAAGGAAGGCTCGCGTGAAAGCAGCTGGGCGGTCAGCCGCTTCAAGGGCCTGGGCGAAATGAATCCCGAGCAGCTGTGGGAAACCACCATGAATCCGGACACGCGCCGGCTGCTGCCGGTGGGCTATGGCGACCAGACCCCCGAAGACACCACCCGCATGTTCGACATGCTGATGGGCAAGGGCGAGTCCTCGCAGCGCCGCGCCTGGATCGAAGAGAAGGGCAACCTGGCGGAGCTGGACATCTGA
- the parC gene encoding DNA topoisomerase IV subunit A, with product MTDSNQQGLFDAAPDEGGDAAITLARYAEQAYLDYAVSVVRGRALPDVGDGQKPVQRRILFAMQAMGLAAGAKPVKSARVVGDVLGKYHPHGDQAAYDAMVRMAQDFSLRYPLIDGQGNFGSRDGDNAAAMRYTEARLTPIAKLLLDELDEGTVDFVPNYDGSQQEPQMLPARLPVMLLNGASGIAVGMATEIPPHNLREVAQACVALIKQPQLPDAELFGMIPGPDFAGGGQIITPAADIAQIYAGGRGSLKVRARWQFEEMARGQWQLVVTELPPGTSCQKVLEEIEEITNPKVKSGKKSLTPEQTQAKAVMLNLLDAVRDESGKDAAVRLVFEPKTSRVDRDEFVNTLLAQTSMESSASVNLVCIGTDGRPRQKGLRDILAEWLAFRTNTVLRRTRFRLDKVIDRIHVLEGRMVVYLNVDEVIQTIRESDEPRAALMERFNLSDRQAEDILEMRLRQLARLEGFKIEQELEDKRKEQVALQELLDNPNTLKRLLIKEIEADAKQYGDDRRTLIETAERAVLETKVLDEPVTVIVSQKGWLRARQGHGHDASQFGFKQGDDLYGAFECRTTDTLIAMGDNGRVYSVPVAGLPSARGDGQPVTTMIDLESGTRIVHTIAAAADSRWLLATRGGYGFAAKLSDMTSRQRAGKQFITLEAGDELLRPVPLFEGATQLALLSQKGKFLVFGLDEVKSLSGGGRGTILMGLDGADKLDQTVPIGALGLRAAGIYRNKHTEDILAGAALAVYVGKRARKGRALDVRPKQPLLSPVLG from the coding sequence ATGACCGACAGCAATCAACAAGGTTTGTTCGACGCCGCGCCCGACGAGGGCGGCGACGCCGCCATCACCCTGGCGCGCTATGCCGAACAGGCCTATCTGGACTATGCAGTGTCCGTGGTGCGGGGCCGGGCCCTGCCCGACGTCGGCGACGGGCAGAAGCCCGTGCAGCGCCGTATCCTGTTCGCCATGCAGGCCATGGGCCTTGCGGCCGGCGCCAAGCCGGTCAAGTCCGCGCGCGTCGTCGGCGACGTGCTGGGCAAATACCACCCGCACGGCGACCAGGCGGCCTATGACGCCATGGTGCGCATGGCGCAGGACTTCTCCCTGCGCTATCCGCTGATCGACGGCCAGGGCAACTTCGGTTCGCGCGACGGCGACAACGCCGCGGCGATGCGCTACACGGAAGCGCGCCTGACGCCGATCGCCAAGCTGCTGCTGGACGAACTGGACGAGGGCACGGTCGATTTCGTGCCCAACTACGACGGCAGCCAGCAAGAGCCGCAGATGCTGCCGGCGCGCCTGCCGGTGATGTTGCTGAACGGCGCTTCCGGCATCGCGGTCGGCATGGCCACCGAAATCCCGCCGCACAACCTGCGCGAAGTGGCGCAGGCCTGCGTGGCGCTGATCAAGCAGCCGCAACTGCCGGACGCCGAGCTGTTCGGCATGATCCCCGGCCCGGACTTCGCTGGCGGCGGCCAGATCATCACGCCGGCCGCCGACATCGCGCAGATCTACGCCGGCGGGCGCGGCTCGCTCAAGGTGCGGGCGCGCTGGCAGTTCGAGGAAATGGCGCGCGGCCAGTGGCAGCTGGTGGTCACCGAGCTGCCGCCCGGCACCTCGTGCCAGAAGGTGCTCGAAGAAATCGAGGAAATCACCAACCCCAAGGTCAAGAGCGGCAAGAAGAGCCTGACGCCCGAGCAGACGCAGGCCAAGGCCGTGATGCTGAACCTGCTGGACGCGGTGCGCGACGAATCCGGCAAGGACGCCGCCGTGCGCCTGGTGTTCGAACCCAAGACCTCGCGCGTCGACCGCGACGAGTTCGTCAACACCCTGCTGGCGCAGACCAGCATGGAAAGCAGCGCCTCGGTCAACCTGGTCTGCATTGGCACCGACGGCCGTCCGCGCCAGAAGGGCCTGCGCGACATCCTGGCCGAATGGCTGGCGTTCCGCACCAATACCGTGCTGCGCCGCACCCGCTTCCGTCTGGACAAGGTCATCGACCGCATCCACGTGCTGGAAGGCCGCATGGTGGTCTACCTGAACGTGGACGAAGTGATCCAGACCATCCGCGAATCGGACGAGCCGCGGGCGGCATTGATGGAGCGCTTCAACCTGTCCGACCGGCAGGCCGAGGACATCCTGGAAATGCGCCTGCGCCAGCTGGCGCGCCTGGAAGGCTTCAAGATCGAGCAGGAGCTCGAGGACAAGCGCAAGGAGCAGGTCGCGCTGCAGGAACTGCTGGACAATCCCAACACCCTCAAGCGCTTGCTCATCAAGGAAATCGAGGCCGACGCCAAGCAATATGGCGACGACCGCCGCACCCTGATCGAGACCGCCGAGCGCGCCGTGCTCGAAACCAAGGTGCTGGACGAACCGGTCACCGTGATCGTGTCGCAGAAGGGCTGGCTGCGCGCCCGCCAGGGCCACGGCCACGATGCCTCGCAGTTCGGCTTCAAGCAGGGCGACGATCTCTATGGCGCCTTTGAATGCCGCACCACCGACACGCTGATCGCCATGGGCGACAACGGCCGTGTCTACTCGGTGCCGGTGGCCGGGCTGCCTTCGGCGCGCGGCGATGGCCAGCCGGTCACCACCATGATCGACCTGGAAAGCGGCACCCGCATCGTCCACACCATCGCGGCGGCGGCCGACAGCCGCTGGCTGCTGGCCACGCGCGGCGGCTATGGCTTTGCCGCCAAGCTGTCGGACATGACCAGCCGCCAGCGCGCGGGCAAGCAGTTCATCACGCTGGAGGCGGGCGACGAACTGCTGCGTCCGGTGCCGCTGTTCGAGGGCGCCACGCAGCTGGCGCTGCTGTCGCAGAAGGGCAAGTTCCTGGTGTTCGGGCTGGACGAAGTCAAGTCGCTGTCCGGCGGCGGGCGCGGCACCATCCTGATGGGGCTGGACGGCGCCGACAAGCTGGACCAGACCGTGCCGATCGGCGCGCTCGGCCTGCGCGCGGCGGGCATCTACCGCAACAAGCACACCGAGGACATCCTGGCGGGCGCGGCGCTGGCCGTGTACGTCGGCAAGCGCGCCCGCAAGGGGCGGGCGCTGGACGTGCGGCCCAAGCAGCCGCTGCTGTCGCCGGTGCTGGGCTGA
- a CDS encoding MurR/RpiR family transcriptional regulator, with protein sequence MIAPLQDHLRHLSATLPAELQRAAQWVLANPAEVGLWSMRRQAQAVGVSPATMLRLARAAGHDSYEAFRAPFQRALAGAAEGGLRERAARLQASHARQSGGRGQDALTQWQTAALASIRQVNDDAALDAAVDALLRARQVGFLGTRSAFGIAFQMRYAYHLLRRNGILIDGLGGASAEDADSLQAGDALVVVSQAPYPSATVRLTAQIAARGVTVLALTDSLASPMARAARHVLHFARPAEAGADASAPRGPASFFHSTAGLLGLAEHLIARLAARGGDEVLQRLTEIETRLRDEGAYWKEPPPRGGRDRAPVPD encoded by the coding sequence ATGATCGCGCCTCTGCAAGACCATCTGCGCCACCTCAGCGCCACGCTGCCCGCCGAGCTGCAGCGCGCCGCCCAATGGGTGCTGGCCAACCCGGCCGAAGTGGGGCTTTGGTCGATGCGCCGGCAGGCGCAGGCGGTGGGCGTGTCGCCCGCCACCATGCTGCGGCTGGCGCGCGCCGCGGGCCACGACAGCTATGAGGCCTTCCGCGCCCCGTTCCAGCGCGCGCTGGCCGGTGCCGCCGAGGGTGGGCTGCGCGAGCGCGCGGCGCGCCTGCAAGCCTCGCACGCCCGGCAGTCCGGCGGCCGCGGGCAGGACGCGCTGACGCAATGGCAGACAGCAGCCCTGGCCTCGATCCGGCAGGTCAACGACGACGCCGCTTTGGACGCCGCCGTCGATGCCCTGCTGCGGGCCCGCCAGGTCGGCTTCCTGGGCACGCGCTCCGCTTTCGGCATCGCCTTCCAGATGCGCTATGCCTACCACCTGCTGCGCCGCAACGGCATCCTGATCGATGGCCTGGGCGGCGCGTCGGCCGAAGATGCCGACAGCCTGCAGGCGGGCGATGCGCTGGTAGTGGTGTCGCAAGCCCCCTACCCCAGCGCCACCGTGCGCCTGACGGCCCAGATCGCCGCCCGCGGTGTCACCGTGCTGGCGCTGACCGACAGCCTCGCCAGCCCGATGGCCCGGGCCGCCCGCCATGTATTGCATTTTGCCCGCCCCGCCGAGGCCGGCGCGGACGCATCGGCGCCGCGCGGCCCCGCCTCGTTCTTCCACAGCACCGCGGGCCTGCTGGGCCTGGCCGAGCACCTGATCGCGCGGCTCGCGGCCCGTGGCGGCGACGAGGTGCTGCAACGACTGACCGAGATCGAAACACGATTGCGGGACGAAGGCGCCTATTGGAAGGAGCCGCCGCCGCGGGGCGGCCGCGACCGCGCTCCGGTCCCTGATTGA
- a CDS encoding YcxB family protein, which produces MSLPSSPPPSAAMAVDLTADDYAEFAAYVYKRPELRRRRYLSHLRFAVLMVVVLLGYLVWQTWDGHGPNWGLLLPVYFEGLAVGLGILALLALAYEFVLPGLVRMNTRRMLAKRPDGMFLGRHQLVFGADGIEDSIADASGRIDWVDVRRVEETPQHLYVILGTLQGVIIPKRGQDAATLDAVRAQLREHVADSQLLGAARSQ; this is translated from the coding sequence ATGTCGTTGCCCTCGTCCCCGCCGCCGTCCGCCGCCATGGCGGTCGACCTGACCGCCGACGACTACGCCGAATTCGCGGCCTATGTGTACAAGCGGCCCGAATTGCGCCGCCGCCGCTACCTGTCGCACCTGCGTTTCGCGGTGTTGATGGTGGTGGTCCTGCTGGGCTACCTGGTCTGGCAGACCTGGGACGGGCATGGCCCGAACTGGGGCCTGCTGCTGCCGGTGTACTTCGAGGGGCTGGCGGTCGGCCTGGGCATCCTGGCGCTGCTGGCGCTGGCCTACGAGTTCGTGCTGCCGGGACTGGTGCGCATGAACACGCGCCGCATGCTGGCCAAGCGGCCGGACGGGATGTTCCTGGGACGTCACCAGCTGGTCTTCGGCGCCGACGGCATCGAGGACAGCATCGCCGACGCCTCGGGGCGCATCGACTGGGTCGACGTGCGGCGGGTCGAGGAAACGCCGCAGCATCTGTATGTCATCCTGGGGACGCTGCAGGGCGTGATCATTCCCAAGCGCGGGCAGGACGCCGCCACGCTGGACGCGGTGCGGGCCCAATTGCGCGAGCACGTGGCCGACTCCCAGCTGCTGGGCGCCGCGCGTTCCCAATGA
- a CDS encoding aspartate aminotransferase family protein, which translates to MTSTRVLHRSLRSTPPVAVRGQGVWLYDQQGRAYLDGSGGAAVSCLGHNHPDVQAAMHAQIDALAYAHTSFFTTEVAERLAATLVADAPAGTSHAYFVSGGSEAIEAALKMARQYYVEIGQPQRRHIVARRQSYHGNTLGALAVGGNAWRRAQFAPLLIDVAHVAPCYAYRDRHDGETDDQYAERLAQELEQTFQRLGPDSVMAFVAEPVVGATSGAVTAVPGYFRRIREVCDRHGVLLIADEVMCGMGRTGTLYAVEQEGITPDLITIAKGLGGGYQPIGAVMAQERIVQAMQQGSGFFQHGHTYLGHATACAASLAVQEVIKRDHLLARVRTQGDGLRQRLQQTLGEHPHVGDIRGRGLFMGVELVRDRASKATFDPALSLHARIKREAMARGLMVYPMGGTIDGRHGDHVLLAPPFIISDDELDQLTERLAGAIDAAIAGGGA; encoded by the coding sequence ATGACCAGCACCCGAGTCCTTCATCGTTCCCTGCGCAGCACGCCCCCGGTCGCGGTCCGTGGCCAGGGCGTGTGGCTCTATGACCAGCAGGGCCGCGCCTACCTGGATGGCTCCGGCGGCGCGGCGGTCTCGTGCCTGGGCCACAACCATCCCGACGTGCAGGCCGCGATGCATGCGCAGATCGACGCGCTGGCCTACGCCCACACCAGTTTCTTCACCACCGAGGTGGCCGAAAGGCTGGCGGCGACGCTGGTCGCGGACGCGCCCGCCGGCACCTCGCACGCCTACTTCGTCTCTGGCGGCTCGGAAGCCATCGAGGCCGCGCTGAAGATGGCGCGCCAGTACTACGTCGAGATCGGCCAGCCGCAGCGCCGCCATATCGTCGCGCGGCGCCAGAGCTATCACGGCAACACGCTGGGCGCGCTGGCGGTCGGCGGCAACGCCTGGCGCCGGGCGCAGTTCGCGCCATTGCTGATCGACGTGGCCCACGTTGCGCCCTGCTACGCCTATCGCGACCGCCACGACGGCGAAACCGACGACCAATACGCCGAACGCCTGGCGCAGGAATTGGAGCAGACCTTTCAGCGCCTCGGCCCCGACAGCGTGATGGCCTTCGTCGCCGAACCGGTGGTGGGCGCGACCTCGGGCGCGGTGACCGCGGTGCCGGGCTACTTCCGCCGCATCCGCGAAGTCTGCGATCGCCATGGCGTGCTGTTGATCGCCGACGAGGTGATGTGCGGCATGGGCCGCACCGGTACGCTCTACGCGGTCGAGCAGGAAGGCATCACGCCCGACCTGATCACCATCGCCAAGGGCCTGGGCGGCGGCTACCAGCCGATCGGCGCGGTCATGGCGCAAGAGCGCATCGTGCAGGCGATGCAGCAAGGCAGCGGCTTCTTCCAGCACGGCCACACCTACCTGGGCCACGCCACCGCGTGCGCGGCCTCGCTGGCGGTACAGGAGGTGATCAAGCGCGACCATCTGCTGGCGCGCGTGCGCACCCAGGGCGACGGCTTGCGCCAGCGCTTGCAGCAAACCCTGGGCGAGCACCCGCACGTCGGCGACATCCGCGGCCGCGGCCTGTTCATGGGCGTGGAGCTGGTGCGCGACCGCGCCAGCAAGGCGACCTTCGATCCGGCGCTGTCGCTGCATGCGCGCATCAAGCGCGAAGCCATGGCGCGCGGCCTGATGGTCTATCCGATGGGCGGCACCATCGACGGCCGCCACGGCGACCACGTGCTGCTGGCCCCGCCCTTCATCATCTCCGACGACGAACTGGACCAACTGACCGAGCGCCTGGCGGGCGCCATCGACGCCGCCATCGCTGGCGGCGGCGCCTGA
- a CDS encoding TetR/AcrR family transcriptional regulator, with protein sequence MRKIDPARQLERRRQILAAAAECFTENGFHATSTAQICARAGMSPGNLFHYYASKAEIIEALIASDTDTLRERRQADPPAADARVALIGWIDENLAQYRDPGFARLGMEILAEAVRNPRVHALVMANENERKASLSALLAAVWRNLPQTAMPRPVAEMADMLLLLLDGIYSRSVVDPQFDAAAGGRLLDAALQGCLPPAPGAAGERP encoded by the coding sequence ATGCGCAAGATCGATCCCGCCCGGCAACTGGAGCGGCGCCGCCAGATACTGGCCGCGGCCGCCGAGTGCTTCACCGAAAATGGTTTCCACGCCACCTCGACCGCGCAGATCTGCGCACGCGCCGGGATGAGTCCCGGCAACCTGTTCCACTATTACGCCAGCAAGGCCGAGATCATCGAGGCGCTGATCGCCTCGGATACCGACACATTGCGCGAACGCCGGCAGGCGGATCCTCCGGCGGCCGATGCGCGTGTCGCCTTGATCGGCTGGATCGACGAGAACCTGGCGCAGTACCGTGATCCGGGCTTTGCCCGCCTGGGCATGGAGATCCTGGCGGAGGCGGTGCGCAATCCTCGGGTGCACGCGCTCGTCATGGCCAACGAGAACGAACGCAAGGCGTCGCTTTCGGCGCTGCTGGCGGCCGTGTGGCGCAACCTGCCGCAAACCGCCATGCCGCGGCCCGTGGCGGAAATGGCCGACATGCTGTTGCTGCTGTTGGATGGGATCTACAGCCGGTCCGTGGTCGATCCGCAATTCGACGCGGCGGCGGGCGGCCGCTTGCTTGACGCGGCGTTGCAGGGGTGCCTGCCGCCGGCGCCCGGCGCGGCGGGAGAGCGGCCATGA